In Glycine max cultivar Williams 82 chromosome 7, Glycine_max_v4.0, whole genome shotgun sequence, a single window of DNA contains:
- the LOC106799287 gene encoding uncharacterized protein has translation MADSFLGDISQQQLHPLREDTWIWKPEPAGDYSTKSGYDLIWGELMEVRQEQDYGAIWKLKIPTKTAVFTWRLLRDRLPTKQNLRRRQMPIDDMLCPLCRNKEEGDEHLFFNCSKTLPLWWESMSWVNLITVMPQNHRDHFLQHGMEVADGVRSKTWKCWWIALTWTIWHHRNKVVFQDTTFHGTKLLEDALFLLWSWIKAMDKDFTLHFNQWSSNLKEGLDQTYLCEVAKEKKHRLLTMLECDEHDARP, from the exons ATGGCGGATAGTTTTCTTGGGGACATATCACAGCAGCAACTTCATCCCCTAAGGGAGGACACTTGGATTTGGAAACCTGAACCTGCAGGAGACTACTCAACAAAAAGTGGATATGATTTGATATGGGGAGAGCTGATGGAGGTAAGACAGGAACAGGATTATGGGGCAATATGGAAACTCAAAATACCCACAAAAACAGCAGTGTTCACTTGGAGGCTACTTCGGGATAGATTACCAACAAAGCAAAACCTTAGAAGGAGACAAATGCCGATAGATGATATGTTATGTCCTTTATGCAGAAATAAGGAGGAGGGGGATGAACACTTGTTCTTCAATTGTAGCAAAACCCTCCCATTATGGTGGGAATCAATGTCCTGGGTTAATCTTATCACTGTAATGCCACAAAATCATAGGGACCATTTTCTGCAACATGGAATGGAGGTAGCAGATGGAGTCAGGTCCAAAACCTGGAAATGCTGGTGGATTGCTTTAACTTGGACAATATGGCACCATAGAAATAAGGTGGTGTTCCAAGATACAACTTTTCATGGAACCAAACTGTTAGAAGATGCCCTATTCCTACTATGGTCGTGGATCAAAGCAATGGACAAGGATTTTACTcttcattttaaccaatggtcCTCTAATCTTAAGGAAG GATTAGACCAAACATACCTATGTGAGGTggcgaaggagaagaagcacaGACTTCTGACGATGCTGGAGTGCGACGAACATGATGCTCGACCTTAG